gacctcgagggaccgccacaaaatggcgcctagaaactggaaacttctttattataCGGTGAATTTCTTATATGGAGAAAAAAATCCCCTGATTCAGTGCTCGCAGTACGGTGGCTGCGGTGCGATACAATAAAAACAGACGATAATTGAATCATATTTTCTCAATCAATTAGCGATGATACAAAAAATGGGGTCCGAACACAAACACAAACGCAGGTCCGGTGCGTAAGGGCGAGGTTCAGTGGGACGAACCACCCGAAATCCGAAAAAAGGTCCGCTTTTGAAGAGTGAATTTGCGAAAGTCGAATAAAATCCCTGGGGCCGGTTTAATAGACGGGCATTATGTTTAACCCATAAGGGATTAActtaatattgataatgtatTGAGTTGTAAAAACCGATCAATAAAACCACAGTGGTCCACTAACGAAAACGTCCGCGTTTTAAAGACAACGAACTACCCATAAAATCAGTCCACTATACATTTCTGTCGACGCTCGTTTGAAAACGTTTGGATTTGGCGGGAGTTAAAAAATCCtcttcaaatttagaaatagatattgaattgattttaattaatgTAAACCAAACCTCTGAgccacgccatctggtggccGGATTTACGAAAGGCGCCCAATAATCACCCTTCTaaatgtattgaaaatgaCTGACCAGCGTATAAATTATTTTAGAGCCATCTTGTAGATTATGGGAATAGATTATCAATCACATTTCTATTTGTGTCTATTTTCAGGTTGTAAACTTCACGGTTTTATCGTGGGCACCACCGGTTTTTTATCGATAAACATTTTCGTCGCCGTGGCCGTTGAGAGGTACTACGTCATAGCGTTACCGCTCAGGGCGTTCAAACAAGTTATCAAGAAACGAATATGGCTTTGCGCAGCTTTATGCTGGATTCTGGCAGTCGGGTTTATGATCGGGCCCCTGGTGGGCTGGTGTCAAATCGAACCGGAAATAGAAGGCTCCTGCTCAATGGACTACCGCACACGTACGTCATCTTGTTCGTCGTACATATTGACGATATTCACGTGCGGTTTTGTGATACCCGTCCTGGTCGCTTCTGTCTGCTATACGCGACTGGTGCAGCATATGGCGCATCACGTAAGCTTCATGACGGGCAGCAAGAGCTCGTCGATCACCCGTCACGACATCCGCTTCGCGAAGCTATCAATCGCTTTGATGGTGACTTTCATCGCCGCCTGGACTCCCTACGCTACGGTCGTTCTTATCGGTCAATATGGCGACCAGACCCTTTTAACCCGCTACGTGCGATTCCTGCCGAGTTTCTTCGCCAAAATAAACACGCTTCTTAATTCGGTGATTTACATTACGATGCAGACGAAATTTCGCCGCTATATGAGACGCATGTTACCGTTCGCTAGCGGCATCAGTCGGTCGATTTCGGAAATATCCCGAAGCGAATCGGACAAACGCCGCGGCCCTAGTACGCTAATCGTGAACGGCGTGCGACCGGAAGTGTCGTTTAATCGGCCCGAGGCCGACA
This genomic interval from Tubulanus polymorphus chromosome 8, tnTubPoly1.2, whole genome shotgun sequence contains the following:
- the LOC141910336 gene encoding rhodopsin, GQ-coupled-like: MEGDVRISGANSSPLQVTGLPGETIIPALDYVLACILGTVGLSTFLINSFIVAVFARYRSVRNHGNILIINLVVCDMLMVSLGIPSVVISLFIGRDPLGDVGCKLHGFIVGTTGFLSINIFVAVAVERYYVIALPLRAFKQVIKKRIWLCAALCWILAVGFMIGPLVGWCQIEPEIEGSCSMDYRTRTSSCSSYILTIFTCGFVIPVLVASVCYTRLVQHMAHHVSFMTGSKSSSITRHDIRFAKLSIALMVTFIAAWTPYATVVLIGQYGDQTLLTRYVRFLPSFFAKINTLLNSVIYITMQTKFRRYMRRMLPFASGISRSISEISRSESDKRRGPSTLIVNGVRPEVSFNRPEADRTVYVSLTRQMWNRSDSSGGNNCGRKLVRKTAVRAKKKSDIEIKDSMRKFLNSAN